CAACTGTTTCCCATGTGCTTTCAACTTGCTCTAATTTTTGCATAACATAATGGAGGAAAAAGCATCttctccttttggttttttgccttgtttacagtaaatttgtttttctgattaTCCTGTTATAATACTATATCTTTTAATGCTGTGGAGGAAGGTAAAAAATCTTGTCTCCTGTACAGTTTGGAAAAAGTGATACTCTTACTATTCAAAATGCATAGTACAAAATGCAGTATTTGAGAAATTAGAAAGGTTGAACTTAACCTACCTACAATGATTAAGTGTTTTTAGGTATTCTCTGACACATCGTCTGATACAAAAATAGCTGTTCTACAaccaaaactaatttttttttgcagcagttttaaCTCCCTAGCTTTCTTAGTTCTGACTGTATTTTGAATTGAATTCTCTagcatattttctttatgtGGTGGTGTATGTTACTTCTCCTTACAGACGCCTCCACCTCAATAAGAAAGCCACAGACAAACAGCCATATAGCAAGCTGCCGGGTGTTTCACTTCTAAAGCCATTAAAAGGTGTGGATCCTAACCTGATCAACAACTTAGAAACCTTCTTTGAACTGGATTATCCAAAAGTATGTATGCTACTTAgtgtcttttttcctcccatgccTCCAAAAGTCTTACTAGGAGCTTGGGCTAAAACTATGCAACTTGGTTATGACTtaggttgtttttctttccacagcaaATCCACGattacatattttatatgttGCAAACAAAACTTAACTCCTGTCTATAAGCTGTCTATAAAGGAATCTGACCAAGGCTTAGGGACAAAACATACATATTTCACTAAGATGTGTTGAATCATTATTCCCATATTGTGGTGTTTATAGCAGTATAAAACACTTCAGTCTATAAAGGATCACTTGAGAGGCCAGACACACTTCCCAACTAATGAATTCTCTGTAACAgatcctttaaaaatgaaagttggCTAATAGCCTGAATCTTTCTGGTGGTTCTTACTGATGGCTCATCTAACAAAGAATTGCTCCATGATGAGGTGGTGTGCCTCACCAGTTGTTGGTAGGCAGGATATTCTCCAAGCCACTTACCAGTGTTAGGAGATAAATAGGTAATAAAAAGCTTCCATCTGTTGAATGCTGTTTGTAATGTAAGTGGGAAGTAATGTAAGTCACGAGTGTGTCAGATGTTGTCCTtgctctaagaaaaaaaaggagaaatctgCAAATGCCTGTTGCATTGTTCACTACTTGGTGTATGCTCCTGTGGATGGAAAAAACACTACATTTTTCTACTGCAAGCTTCCTGAACTCTAAaacttgtaatttatttttaataaaaataattttctcagttCTTCTTGAAATTACTTCTGGCACTGCTGCTTCAGTTGTAGAAGGTCCAAGATATGTGTAAGCTGTACAGTGAGTTTGAGTATTCTCACCAAGAGTTTTAAAGTTACTCCTAAGTAGGCAgggtaaaacaaacaaaaaaaactccACCCTTTGGAACTTGTTAGAAGTTGGATAGTACCATAGTGAAGCTTGGGGCCTCTTGAAAAGCTCTAGACATGAACACTTGAATCCTTTTAACTCAACAAAAGTGCAATGAAGATGTAAGTGTGGCCAAGACAGGTTTAAAGCATACTTGAAGCATGCTGTGTATGCCAGTATTGCGAACTGCAAGGACGCTGCATTGATATATTAAACTATTTTATGACTATAATGAGCATCAAAACATTATGCAACTGAAACATTGGACTACAAACAGATTGTATTTGAgaattcagaaaagcagttaCGCTGGATCTTGCTTTTTGAGAGGTGGTCTTGACCCTTCTGATAACATACACATGTGGCAATCTTAATGTGTTGCTACTCCACCCAAATCTGAATTTCAAATAGCAATAGTGACAATCACATTTTTCCCAAGGAGGGTGAAAATGGAGTTATGAACACTTCAGTTTACTGCAACACAGATTACGCAGTACAAGCAAGATCTTCCCAAACTGTTTGAAAACACTTCTGTATGATAACTACATAAATAACTTCATTTAAGAGATTGATACTACACCACAAATTAGAACAACAATATTGCCTGGTGTTCAAAGTTCAGCTGTCCAGGAACAAAAAATGTTAGGAAAGAGTAATATTAAACTTGTTCCAGTCAAGCCAGTGATACTAGATTCCTATCTGCAGGGATACTGATTCCTATCTGTGATACCCTGTGTGTGAAATAATCTTGTCTTGCATTGAAGCCAGTTATGCAGCTTCTAAACTCAGGACTTTCACTTAATGTTTTTATCATTGAACAGTTCTTACCTACTGTGCATATCATAATTTTTGAAGAAATCTCTCTATTCATGCTATGTCCATATGAACCTCATTGTACTGTTTAAGTAGATAGGCATCTTTATAGTTAATATGCTTTAGCCATACATTTTGTAGTTCTTTGTTACTGCATACAAAGGCCATTTACtgtgaatttttctgttttcaaatattaGAATGTTAAAGTTTATTATTTCTGGTTGAATTTCTTAAGAGAACATGGATATGGAAGCGTTGTAACTGGATTGAAGATTAGTTATTTAATTACTAGCAAAAATAGTTGGTTTTACATGTTTAATTGGATGACCAAAAATGAACCAATTCCTTCAGTTAGTAACTTCTATGGTGTTCATACTGTCAGGATTGTTATGTTGTGGTGGAAGGACCTGTCTGCTTAATGAGACAGGTCTCTTTCCcttaattctgttttccatgCTGGTAAAAACGATAGGAATCAAATACTGCTTGCTTCTCAGGCAAACTGGCTTTGGATTTGTGTTCTAAGAGGTAGAGAGGTGTGattgtgtttgttttatggTTTATAGTGCTAAGACCAAGTCTTAGCAACTCCCATTTAGTGGTTAATGGCTTCCAGTTTCTACAATATTCTGAATGCAGTTCAGTTGTAGGAGTTTTTTGTATTtaacaataacatttttgtgACATAATATATGTATTTACCAATGTCTTCTGTTGTTTGAAATACTACTTAATGGACAAGAACATCAGAGGTTGTCATCATTGAGCCGACAGGCAGTTTCCAAATTTCAGATTACTTTTTGCTTAAGTAACTTACTGAAAATAGTTTAGTGAGGTGATAGAATAGCGTAAGGGAGAACAAGAACTGTTTTGATCACTAGTTGAGACTTATTTACAATCGGTATATCAAATGAGGTccaagaaaattgtttttattgagactgaatttttaaatcttGGACTATAAAATTGGCTTCTAGCCtaagaaatctgcattttctgggTTATACTCCTTGGATTTGAGGTCTAATAACTTTTAATAGTTTTAATaaggggaagagaggaaggtTTTACCAAAATGAGTATTTAAGGAAATTGCTGTTAATGCAGAACAGAGATACCTTCATCAAAGCTTACGAAGCTGTCTCAAAATGTTGACTGATTCTTAAAACGCTATTTCCTCACCCACCGCCTGTAGCTTATGTGTAACAAGCATGTAGTATGATTGCTGAAACAGCTACAGTTTTTCTTTACCtcctgttgatttttttaaccattATTCTATTAATGACAAAAACAGAcatacagagagagagagagagagatatattCCTGAGCTTAGCTTTATTATACAATTAAGAGTACTTACACTGGTCTCTGGGTTGTCTTCCAATTCTGTTCTGCCTATGCATCTACAAAGTTAAGGAAAGGAAGGTGTCATTCAGAGTTATGCAGTCAAGTGTATCATAGCAGCATTCCATTAATATTTTGTGTTCTGTAAATTCATTGAATATAAGATTGGATTTAAGATGCATATGTGAACCAAAATggaagtggaaataaaaattctatgTTGTATACCAGGttctcttgcttcatgcctAATACAAACCCTTCTGATAACAGGAAAACTAATGTTTCTCAGTAGAAGAGTTTACTGGGACACGGgcttcattcttttttcataAGTAGTTGGTTGTACATCCAAAAATAGTCTTATTTAGCTGTAAAACaattcttttggttttaattttaattctataacaatgttttaattttcagtttggtACACTATTAAGCTTTATTCACTAGACCATATTGATATTGTATGTATGTGTAAACATATACACGTGTATATACACTTTTGTTTTTACCAGTATGAAGTACTACTCTGTGTACAAGATCATGATGATCCAGCTATTGATGTGTGCAAAAAGCTCCTTGGCAAATACCCGAATGTTGATGCTAGACTGTTCATAGGTAAGCAGTGCAACTTGAAGGTGGGACTCTTACTTGTAAAATGCTTTTAGGTCTTCAACTCCATAGACAGTATTCTAAAATAAACAGTTGTCTTGTTCAGCCCATGTTGGTTCTGTAGCTCAATCATCAGTTTGGAGTAAGGAAATGAGTTTGTAATGACAATCTGTGACATCAGTCCAGAAAAAACTCTAGGGAGAATAATTTATGCAACTGCTGCaactttttccttctaaatcTGAAACAGCAGTTCAAGTCCTGTCTCTGCACTGAACTAAATGTGGAGAGACTGACTTGGTGGTGTGGCTGTACTTGAGCTTGAGGTCCTGCGACAATCCTTTTTCATCAATTTAAGATCTAGGGCTCTTTATTCACTTTACATTTGAATTAGAGGAGGGAATGGGTATTAAGCTAGGTATTagaatgtcatttttttttctcttgatgtGAAACAAACTGCATCATGGCTGCTAGTTGGAAGCAAAAGTGTCTTACTCTATGCAGCTGCATTTTGTGTAGAGTGTAATGGTCATAACGAGTagtcttaagaaaaaaagaatatttatctTATGGAATATAGTAATAAAATGTGTAGGTCTGCTGCCCTTTTAATTACATTAACCTTGTTACACTGCCATTTTGAGGAAGcacttgaatattttttccctttttaatccATTGCACAGTTGTAGTAAGATCTAAAATAGAACATGAAGgagtaattaaatttaaagtcCTTTTCATAGAAGTAGACTTCAAGAATTGACGGTAAAATTCTACTGTTTTTCAGTTGGTATATTGAAGTATTTCAGGTATTGGATCTGAATTCTAAAAAACTCACATAATATATTTGTGTatgatgtttgtattttttaggTGGCAAAAAGGTTGGCATCAATCCCAAGATTAACAACTTAATGCCTGGCTATGAAGTTGCCAAATATGATCTCATATGGATTTGTGATAGTGGAATCAGAGGTAGGTGTGTGTTGCAGTGTGCTGACTGTTACATTGCTCTTGTTCCCTGAAGGCAAGCTGTTGCTGGAGATTACTTTGACTGAGAATACaagtagaaataaaaacctAGAAAAGTATTTTCGTGGTGTAAGTGTCACCTCTAACTGAAGGTGACGCTCTGGTTTGTTCAACTGTTTCCGTTGTTTGCTGTTCATCATAATGGTGTTAATAGtgatgataatttttttgaaactttGTGAAACACAGATAGTCTGCATCAAAGTATGTCCTCTTGATAGTGGTAGTAGAATGAGAATTCCTGTCCCTGTACAGTAGTCTGCTAATGACAGAATTATTTGATgaactgtcttttttttgaTTTGTCACTCAGTAACACCAGACACGCTGACAGATATGGCTAATCAAATGACTGAAAAAGTAGGCTTGGTCCATGGGCTTCCCTATGTTGCAGACAGACAGGGATTTGCTGCTACCCTTGAACAGGTGAGTGCAATtatatgttttggttttttgttgtttggggttttttgcctgcaGGATTTTGCTGACTAAAATTGTGTAGTGCCTCTTGCACCTTTCGAGTGAAAACgtttattttcagctgcagtCACACTATCTATGATAACTTCTAAATGCTCAACAATTCTACTGTAGTGCTCTGAATGTTAGTTCAGAATTTAAGTTTACATTACAAACCGATTACaggatgaaattaaaaaatttcttaaaactGAAGAACTCTTTCTAGTGCTTTGTCAGAAAGGGccattatttctattttgatgtctgaaaaaaaccacaaatggcCATGACGAGTCAGTCAGAGAAAAATCCAGCTCACCCAGTATGTTATTTCCAGCAGGGGTTAAAGCAGAGTCTTCAAGGAGAGTAGAACACAAGCAAGGTTTATATCCTGTTTTCCTGTAATACAGCTGAGAAACTTCCTGAGCAGGAAGTAGACTTGTATATTTACTAACCTTCAATATATTAGTATTTTAGTAAGAACAGATTTTGCATGAAGACTTCCATTCTTTCTCTTGAGTCCTTAAAGATTTTGAACATCTGAACTGTCTTTACCAGGAAGTTCCGTAGATCTGCTATCTGTTATAGGAACCACCACCTTGTTCATTCTGAGCCTTGTTCTTCTACAGTGCTATTTCATGTCTCTTAATACTTCTTTAGGAAGAGAAAGTGAACAGCTGATTCCTATCTTCATATCACTCATTCTATGctattttcccctcttctttttcaATAAGTTCTTTTATGTAGAATCAAGAAGTTGACCTACCAAGCAAGACccctccccccacacacacacactggccCCCACCTATCTACCTACCAAGCAAGACCCCTCCCCcgttttcttgtttgttctttgtgtCTCAAAGCATGTAATTTAATCAACTATCTTTTATTCTAAGCTGGCATGTGTAAGGCATTTTGACACCAAAGCTAACTAACGTGTGCCAAAGGCAGAAATGCGAGATGAAAGTGCAgtgaaattcagtatttcttcatTGTATGGAGAGAGGGCAGCTCAtgttattattcttttttttggtgacaAAGTCTCAATTCTTTTCCCAAGGGCCCGGAGCTATACCACAAAGCTCTTAGTACTGCTAGCTGCTGAAGTAGCAAGAATTACAACTCCTGATACTATATTACTGGAAGAGCTTTTTAACTCCAGATCCAGTATACTGCAAAATGAGCATGCCTTTTCTTGAATGTAAGACAGTGTGGAGGCCATCTATAGGAAGAATAGTAGTGAGACATGCTAGCACTCATTCCCACTGTCTCCTTATAGGACAGTCCTGGTTACTGAACCTTGTAAGAAGACTTGCTCACaatctgaattttttctttgctttttctgtttgcaggtGCATTAAGTAAACAAAATACTCATGCTTCTGTACAACCATAGAGTAGTTTTAAGAACGTGTATGCAGTAATGCAGTTAATCTTTACAAGAGGAAGGAGACAGCATGTCTGTCAGCTATCACCCAATAATATATTACTCCTAGGGATTAGTCAGTTActtaatggattttttaaatgtattcccTGAGAACAACTTCAACAAGAAATTATATACCAAATGAAATACGCTGGTTTAATATGTGGGTTTTAAACCCACTTACAGATTTGTAAAAACACAGCCAATATCACTCCTAGATATCTTGGATTTGGTGGTAGGCTAGATTTCTTAGATTGGCTGTGTATTTGGAAAGATCTTCACCACCATAACTGGCCATGTCTAGCACTGCTTTCCCCTCCAGACATTTCTGGAGGAAAAGTTGTCAGTGAGTAGTACCTGTGTAAATACATGCAGAGTTTTAAACCCTATCTTGTTTTGGCAGGTCTATTTTGGAACTTCACATCCAAGGTCATATATTTCAGCCAACTTAACTGGCTTTAAGTGTGTAACAGGAATGTCATGCTTGATGAGGAAGGATGTCTTGGACCAAGCTGGAGGACTGATAGCTTTTGCACAATATATTGCTGAGGATTACTTTATGGCCAAAGCTATAGCTGACCGGTAAGATGACAATGAATTAAGCTTATTGCTTTAAGTGCAgttaaaacaaagtttaaaactttgttttaaaacacatagTATATACTCTTAAGTAGAGGTGTTCAGGTCAGCTTCACATGTATACAGCAAATACACTTCTGACACGTGCTTTGTCTTATCAGTGTAGTCTTTTAGAAAGAATTAAGCCATATCATTGTCAATTCCTTTAGAAGAAGGTTTCTGAGAACATGATTTAAGTATTACTCAAATGGTGTTCGTACTCTTCTGATGAAGAGACTTGATAACACCCATTCTAATGATATGGCACAAACTTTTCAAGCTTAATAAAATTCTTGGGGGTGTGTTCTCTGATTGTTTCTTGCATCTCTTACTTGCATgttttttataataataaattcttttttcaggGGCTGGAAATTTGCAATGGCCACACAAGTTGCAATGCAAAACTCTGGTTCATATTCTATTTCTCAGTTTCAGTCCAGAATGATCAGGTAAAATTTTAATCTTCACTTTGTCTCCCACTTACCCCATCACCTGCTTCTGATGTGGATGACCTGATAATGAGGGAATATATTTTCCAAGCTAATTTGATCTAATTTCCAGAATGCTGAAGTTCCAATGAACAGCTTGATGCAGGCTTCTCATTAGTGTTTTGGAGAGAAGCACTGACTTTCTACAGAAGTATGACTGatcaaagtattaaaaaaccTCTGCAAAACCTCCCCTTGGTACCTTTCAAATGCTATGCGCAGTATCTTTGAAAGGGGGAAttattgcaatattttatttggagGTGTAAATTAAATGAGATTAATGCTGTCAGAAAGGACCATGATGGGTCCACCATCATTTTGAGGTGGGGAGGAGGACATTAAGAATACTACATAGTCAGAACTgatttgtttgtcttttctAGGTGGGCCAAACTGCGAATTAATATGTTGCCTGCCACAATAATTTGTGAGCCAATCTCGGAGTGCTTTGTTGCCAGTCTAGTTATTGGATGGGCAGCTCATCATGTGTTTAGGTGGGATATAATGGTATTTTTCATGTGTCACTGCTTGGCATGGTTTATATTTGACTACATTCAACTAAAAGGTGTTCAGGTACGtagcttcattttctttggagGTTATTTAATTACTAGTGCCATCTGCTTCAGCAAAAAGCTAAGACCATTATATTAcataaataataacaacaaaataattatcTTGACATTGAGGAAATAATAGGTCAAATCCTGTTAGTTCTGAATGTTCCAGCTTCAGTTATAGAAGCATGAAAAGGAGTGAATGTGCTTGGTGGTGGTCTGTATGCATCTGCCTTTGCTTAGGCTCTGAAGTTTTGCATATCTGTTCGTTCATTTTCCACATCTCCAGGCTGTACTACCTAGGCATATCCAGAAattttgaactttttaaaaaaagtacaagaaCAGCAGCTTTGTGGGATTTTTCTTAGCTTCATATTCGTGTATTTATTGAGGTGTATATGTACTCTTGCGAGTAATGGACGTGGGGGACAGCTATAGCCTGCCTCTAAAAGCAAAATCTTCCCATCAAAGTGATGCCTcagattttttaatataggAAGATGtcaaaaaatcagaaaacatttgttatTCTGTTGCTGTAGAAACTATTCAGACTACTTTCTGGTGTGACCATAATCAATCTAAATAAGATCCATAATTGTGTATTCAACCTTATCAAATATTTCTCATCATACTGAAAAACTATTTGTGTGGTAGTCTTAACACATActggaaataacaaaaaaaaaagttagccCTTGTACTGATTCTGTAGTACTCCAGAAGGTTAGTTTGTTACCTTTCTGATTACTCTTCTCACCCTGTGCAGCATGTAGAAGAGCTTTGTGCCTACTTTTCTTCTACTGAAGCCTCTTCAGTTTCCAGCTCTGCATGTAGCTGGAAATTCTCAAGGGAGCAGAAAATATATAGAGGCCATAAGCTTTCTTCTTAGTCCCACTTTTCCTATGCAATAGaccaaagttttatttatttgaatttcaCTCCTCTGGGAATGCAGGAGTGTTCTGCCTAGATGCTGTTCTTCTGGAGTCTGTGGCAAAAACCCAGTGTCTGCATGAACACAATTTTACAAAgcttcaaaaagaagaaagtgaaattGTCAcacttttctttgccttttgttCTATGTACAGGTCTCTTTTCAAACTTCTGGTTCGTTCTGCCAAGCTCCAGAAAATgttcttctaaaaaaataagCTATTGATATGTAAATCTGTATAATATGCTTTAGAATAGATTTATCTGTAACACAAATGCTTTAAATGACTTCAAAATCCCTTCTGAATAATCAGTAtgtttaaatattgtttttcatttcctagGGTGGTGCtctgtgtttttcaaaacttgATTATGCAGTAGCTTGGTTCATCAGAGAATCCATGacaatttatattttcctaTCTGCTTTGTGGGACCCCACTATTAGCTGGAGGACAGGACGCTACAGACTACGTTGTGGAGGCACTGCAGAAGAAATTCTTGATGTATAGCCACAGCTTTGTAACTGTGAATGTcaaaaagagaagggggggaggagaaaagtattataaatgtttatataaatactttgaagaaaatctACCTTCAGTAGTTTTATTACTTGTATGTTTTGGTATCtattctttaatttatttttgcatggcACTTGCATCTGTGAAAATACATCTGTAGTCTTGGCCAAATGGTACCTTGCTCCTATGTACAAATAGAAATGGAGAGAATTGGTCCTGATACCTACTTTCTGTGGGAATGCT
The window above is part of the Falco cherrug isolate bFalChe1 chromosome Z, bFalChe1.pri, whole genome shotgun sequence genome. Proteins encoded here:
- the UGCG gene encoding ceramide glucosyltransferase, which produces MAVLALALEGLAIFGLVLFVVLWLMHFMSIIYTRLHLNKKATDKQPYSKLPGVSLLKPLKGVDPNLINNLETFFELDYPKYEVLLCVQDHDDPAIDVCKKLLGKYPNVDARLFIGGKKVGINPKINNLMPGYEVAKYDLIWICDSGIRVTPDTLTDMANQMTEKVGLVHGLPYVADRQGFAATLEQVYFGTSHPRSYISANLTGFKCVTGMSCLMRKDVLDQAGGLIAFAQYIAEDYFMAKAIADRGWKFAMATQVAMQNSGSYSISQFQSRMIRWAKLRINMLPATIICEPISECFVASLVIGWAAHHVFRWDIMVFFMCHCLAWFIFDYIQLKGVQGGALCFSKLDYAVAWFIRESMTIYIFLSALWDPTISWRTGRYRLRCGGTAEEILDV